One genomic segment of Natator depressus isolate rNatDep1 unplaced genomic scaffold, rNatDep2.hap1 scaffold_115, whole genome shotgun sequence includes these proteins:
- the LOC141980390 gene encoding LOW QUALITY PROTEIN: major vault protein-like (The sequence of the model RefSeq protein was modified relative to this genomic sequence to represent the inferred CDS: inserted 2 bases in 2 codons; deleted 1 base in 1 codon) — protein sequence MAEESIIRIPPHHYIHVLDQNSNVTRVEVGPQTYIRQDNERVVFPPAKMVTVPPRHYCTVLHPVVRAPGAGVQFDASGQALLRHADLEIRLSQPPFPLYPGEEIQQGITALQVVLPNTALHLKALLDFEDDQGGKYMAGDEFLFEGPGTHIPRTEVEVVEIIQATVIRHNQAIRLRARKECTDREGTRRVTGEEWLVKRVGAYLPGVFEEVVDIVDAFVLTEKRALHLRATKTFRDPEDTVRRTGEEWLVTLAQSEAYIPNVYEEVVGIVDITTLSSRQYCVVCDPVGPNGKPQLGQEKVIKGEKSFFLQPGESLKEGIQDIYILSEEEGLLLRALSKLEDSDEGGRGLQRKPGDCWLIRGPLEYVPPVEVEVLERRQATPLGENEGIYVRDIKTGKVRAVIGHTYMLTEAEELWEKELPPNVEALLSSGRDPVADRSGAPPQGGEGPPRDKTRVVSYQVPHNAAVQVYDYRERQARVVLGPELVLLGPDEQFTVLSLSGGRPKXPHTRRSLCLLLGPDFCADIVTIETADHARLQLQLAYNWHFEVPSPPDPRRXSRLFSVPDFVGDACKALASRIRGAVASVTFDDFHKNSNRIICSAVFGFDTELQLRSCLRFPQNGLVVSSVDIQSVEPVDQRTRDALQRSVQLAIEITTNSQEAAARHEAERLEQEARGRLERQKILDQAEAERARKELLELEALSAAVESAGAARAEAQSKAEAARIAGEAAVEQAKLKAEAAAIETPVSL from the exons ATGGCCGAGGAATCCATCATCCGcatccccccccaccactacATCCACGTGCTGGACCAGAACTCCAATGTGACCCGCGTCGAGGTGGGGCCGCAGACCTACATCCGCCAGGACAATGAGCG ggTCGTCTTCCCCCCTGCCAAGATGGTGACGGTGCCCCCCCGGCACTACTGCACAGTGCTGCACCCCGTGGTCCGGGCGCCGGGCGCCGGGGTGCAGTTCGATGCCTCGGGGCAGGCGCTGCTGCGGCACGCGGACCTGGAGATCCGGCTcagccagccccccttccccctctacCCGGGGGAGGAGATCCAGCAG GGAATCACGGCCCTGCAGGTGGTCCTGCCGAACACCGCCCTGCACctcaaggccctgctggattttGAGGACGATCAGGGTGGGAAGTACATGGCCGGGGACGAGTTCCTCTTTGAGGGGCCAG GCACCCACATCCCGCGGACCGAGGTGGAGGTGGTGGAAATCATCCAAGCCACTGTCATCCGCCACAACCAGGCCATCCGGCTCCGGGCCCGCAAGGAGTGTACGGACCGGGAGGGGACCCGGCGGGTCACAG gtgAGGAGTGGCTGGTGAAGCGAGTGGGTGCGTATCTTCCTGGCGTGTTTGAGGAGGTGGTTGACATTGTGGATGCTTTTGTGCTGACGGAGAAG AGGGCGCTGCATCTCCGCGCCACCAAGACCTTCCGGGACCCGGAGGACACGGTGCGCCGGACTGGGGAGGAGTGGCTGGTGACACTCGCTCAGAGTGAGGCCTACATCCCCAACGTCTACGAGGAGGTGGTGGGCATTGTGGACATCACCACGCTGAGCAGCCGCCAGTACTGCGTGGTGTGCGACCCCGTGGGGCCCAACGGCAAGCCCCAGCTGGGCCAGGAGAAGGTGATCAAG GGGGAGAAGTCGttcttcctgcagccaggggagtcTCTGAAGGAGGGGATCCAAGACATCTACATCCTCTCGGAGGAGGAAGGGCTGCTGCTGCGGGCACTCAGCAAGCTGGAGGACTCGGATGag GGCGGCCGTGGGCTGCAGCGGAAGCCGGGCGACTGCTGGCTCATCCGGGGGCCCCTGGAGTACGTGCCGCCGGTGGAGGTGGAGGTGTTGGAGCGGCGCCAGGCCACCCCCCTGGGCGAGAACGAGGGCATCTACGTGCGCGACATCAAGACAGGCAAG GTGCGGGCGGTGATCGGCCACACCTACATGCTGACGGAGGCCGAGGAGCTCTGGGAGAAGGAGCTGCCCCCCAACGTGGAGGCCCTGCTGTCCTCGGGCCGGGACCCCGTGGCTGACCGTTCCGGGGCCCCCCCCCAGGGAGGTGAGGGGCCCCCCCGCGACAAGACACGGGTGGTGAGTTACCAGGTGCCCCACAACGCAGCCGTGCAGGTGTACGACTACCGGGAGCGGCAGGCCAG GGTGGTGCTGGGCCCGGAGCTGGTTCTGCTGGGCCCGGACGAGCAGTTCACGGTGCTGAGCTTGTCAGGGGGGCGGCCCA GCCCCCACACCCGGCGCTCACTCTGCCTGCTGCTGGGCCCTGACTTCTGTGCCGACATCGTCACCATCGAGACGGCCGACCATGCccggctgcagctccagctggccTACAACtg GCACTTTGAGGTGCCGTCGCCCCCTGACCCCCGGC TCTCCCGGCTCTTCAGCGTCCCGGATTTCGTGGGTGATGCCTGCAAAGCACTGGCCTCCCGCATCCGTGGGGCCGTGGCCTCCGTCACGTTCGACGACTTCCACAAG aaCTCGAACCGGATCATCTGCTCGGCTGTGTTTGGCTTCGACACGGAGCTGCAGCTGCGGAGCTGCCTGCGCTTCCCCCAGAACGGGCTGGTGGTGAGCAGCGTGGACATCCAGAGCGTGGAGCCGGTGGACCAGCGCACGCGGGACGCGCTGCAGAGGAGCGTCCAGCTGGCCATCGAGATCACCACCAACTCCCAGGAGGCGGCCGCCAG GCATGAGGCTGAGCGGCTGGAACAGGAGGCCCGGGGGCGGCTGGAGCGGCAGAAAATCCTGGACCAGGCGGAGGCTGAGCGGGCC CGgaaggagctgctggagctggaggcaCTGAG